TTTCCTTCGTCCACCCTCCCCCATGTTGTCCAATTGTTAGTTCCTGCCATTGGTTGTTGCTTGTCTGGATGAGAATGTATGGACATCAAGGCAGGGCCTCGCTTTCACTCTGGGTTTGTGCAGCACCGCACACAATGCTGTACAAACCCTGACCGGGCCCTCTATGTGTGGCTATGACACATATTAAGAATAATAATGAACGCCAAAGTGGGGCAAAACTGGAAAACATTGTGTATCTCTTAGCTGAAAGAAGGACAGTTATAGTCTGGGTGTTTTATTTAGCAAATCCTCGTCAGCAGTTTTCACGGAGACTTGAATGCTTTGACGCAAAGGCTGGGGACTACATTTATAAacttaaaaatctgtccctttagGGAGATCTTTTCCTCTGTTACTGGAAATGGaggaaaaaattatttgtgaatttCCTCTCTCAGGTCTGCGAAGACTTTGAGATTATCCATCCATCGGCGAGATACATAATGGTCTTTGTAATTCATAtaattcttttttatttctaaacaCCATATAGCAGATGGGCCCTGATGTAACAAGCTGCTGTCCTGAAATCTGTAATATACATAGAGATGATCTAACTGAAGTCCAAggattcccattgtcttcagtcaGCATTGGCTCAGGCCCATACCCTTCTGGGTTTGAAGGTAAAACTGAATCCTTTTTGTTTCTTGCCTTCCCCCAGTCCCATCGCAAGTTTTCAGCTCCCAGGCATGGCCACTTGGGCTTCCTCCCTCATAAGAGAAGCCGGCGTCACCGAGGGAAGGTGAAGACCTGGCCCAAGGATGATCCCAGCAAGCCAGTCCACCTGACAGCCTTTCTGGGCTACAAAGCTGGCATGACGCACATCCTACGAGAAGTTCACAGGCCAGGACTGAGTAAGAGGCTTTGATTGAATCAGCTAGTTCGAGTCCAGGAAAGAATAGAGGGAAAAGTCACTTATGGCCGGCTGGGATGGATAGCTCTTGGGGTTTGGAAATGGGTGATGGAGCCCTTCCTCTCTAACCTAGCCTAGATTTGAAATGGCAGTTCACCAATGACCAAAAATAATCTGGCAGCTGTTTAGACGTTCTCAGTGCAATTCCTACGTTATATCAAAGGTCATCAGCACAGCTGGTATTAGTTAGCTCCCTGTTGGCAAAGAAGCCAAGCAGTGAATGGCCCATGGAGGGATAACTTCCCTTATACTCTGCATGGGGTCTCAGCGTTTAGGTGGGGAAGTTGTGTTGCTTTCTGGGCAGTAGACAAAGGTAGGTCTCCAGTTCTGTGCAATTGGCATCCCCATCTGCTCTAAGCTAATTTGCTTTTATAAAAGACGGAGACACCAATTGacagctgccctctgctgggacaCAGTGTAGTTGAAGGTGCATTGAGCACCATGAACTTGGGTATCTAATTAAGAGAATTACTGGCCACCCCTGGCTCCCCTGAAAGAACCTTGTCCTGTGAGACGCTGAGCAGTCAACTCACATTGAATTCACTGTTACACCCTTTGATTTCAGAGCTTTCCAAGAGGGAAGAGGTGGAAGCAGTCACAATAGTGGAGACCCCGCCTCTGGTAGTGGTTGGGCTTGTGGGATACATAGACACCCCCAGGGGCCTGAGAAATTTCAGGAGCATTTTTGCTGAGCACCTCAGCGATGAGTGCAGACGCCGCTTCTACAAGAACTGGTAAGACTCTCTCAGCGCATGGATTTCCTGGCAATTGTAACAGCGTCCTCTTTCCCTACCCCCATGTTAGCCACAAAAGGCTCCCTGTAATGTATCCACACTAGAATCCTTCACCCATctgcagccgcctctggggtgaaatccagCAGCTGTTTAATTGTGCACAGTTGTGCGACACGACCGTTTTGGCTTCTGTGAATAAAAACGTGTGCACACAAATTTCTGATTAGTGTAATAATAGTACTGAGTTATTAGTCTCGGTgatgtggcagggagttccacaatTTAATTATCCATCGCGTAGctgaggccagattctgctcaccGTTGTAATTGGTTCAccaaagtaactccattgaagtcaatagagtaaTTCCAGGTTTCCGGGGgtgtaaattaaagcaaaatCTAGCCTTCCGCACCATTGTAGAGCTTGACTCCCCAAATCTTGGAGCGGCAGTGGGGAAAGTGATCGCTTGAGTCTTTGTAATTGAGCAAACTTATGGCTTTAATAGTTGTGTAGACATGCCttcaaatctggcccataaaatgTCCGTGATCCTCACTAGAGAGACTGGTTTGTCTCATTTCTATTTAGCTCTATTTTTGCTGGTGTATTTTAACTTCACTAAGTGAGCAAATCAGTGGGCATCAACTGGAGTCTCTATAAAAAAAGCTGCCAGAATTACAAGCGTTGTCAGTCCATTAATGTCCTTTCACCATTTCCTACTCTGAGCTCCCTCTAATGGTCTCATGTGTTCACGTCAGCTTGGTGCAATGAGCCATGGATGCATGATGCTTCCAATAGCATGCCTTAAGCACTTAAGCAACCTTGTCACACATGTTGCACTGTGTTTCTGAGATTCTGTGCTTCATTATTCCAGTCTCCAGCATAATTAAAAGGCTCCTGTCCTTAGGCACAAGAGTAAGAAGAAGGCCTTCACCAAGTACTGCAAAAAATGGCAGGACAAGGACGGGAAGAAACAGCTAGAGAAGGATTTTGCGGCCATGAAGAAGTACTGCAAGATCATTCGAGTCATCGTCCACACTCAGGTCAGCACTTCACACAGGGTGTGTGGCTTGACCCCAGTAGCCTGTTTGAGTGGGGTGAGGGCTTGGAAGCTGAGAGCAACTAGCAAGTGGGAATCAGGGCACTTCTCATCACTGGAGGGGAATGGAGGGTCTTGTtggctgggagggggatggggcctCTTGTCACTGGTCCGGGGATTGGAGTAGCAGGCAGGTTAGTGGGTGCTGGAGATGTGGGATGTGCATGCTGACCGTTGCCGCCACTTACCAGAGAGCAACCTTGTCCATTTGAAAGTGCAAGGGGGAATCCAATGGGCACAATGGAAGTCTCTACACTTGGATTCTCCCAGGAGCCTGGCACTGACACCCCGACTCCTGTGGAAGGCTTGGGCCTGGGGTTTTCCATCTTCTTGCTGCTGCATGGGACCCCAGAGAAGCCACAGGACTCGCAGTGGGAAGTGCCAGAGGCACTCGCAAGCTCGTTGGGAGGGAGCAGGCATCGCTCCCAAGCCCCTCAGTGAACGGTGTAACGCTGGCACCCGGCAAGGGTCAGAGGCCCACTGATGAGTTCATTTCAAATTAGCAACTGGTGTCAGGTGATGGGGTAAAAATAACCTGTGAgcctggctgcagggaagggctTGCCAGGTGCCAGAGCGACTGGATATTCAGGGGCTATTTGAATTTGGATCCTTAGGGAGCTTTCAACTCCTCAGAGCCCAGGAGGATCTGGGCCGGCCCGAGGGCACAGAGGCCTCCCTTTGGGCTAGTTTGGGCTTGTCAGCTTGCCACAGCAGTTCTAAAGTTGTGTCTGGCCATGTGACATGGACAGGCTGGGCTGCAGCCATCACTACCAGCTGATTTTGAAAAGTGGGATGTGACACCGCGTGAGGTCGCTGGGAGGGAAGATGATGCTGCAGCGCTGCCTTCTAGCACCGTGAGGAGGGGATAGTCttggggagcctggggctggtCGCACGGCTGTTTGTGGGATTGCATCGGTCTGAGCTGCATTGGCGGGGCTGGCAAGTGCTGCtgaggctggggagagggaggccgCCCATGGTGCAGAGTAATCAGCTGGAAATGCAGGCCAATAGCACAAGACGCCGCTGGGCTAGTCCCCAGTCTGCCTCTGAATAGTCCCGTTGGAGCTGCTAGGACTGCCCCTATAAGTAAGGGCTGGAGGGTTTGGCCCTGTGGTTGtatccatgctgctgctgcacagctgGTGAGCTTCAGCGACGCCCACAGTTCCCACAGATAGGCTCCCGTTAAAATCCATCCAGCCCCTGGGCTCAGAGGATTCTCTGCAGCACTCCACAGTGAATGCTAGTTAGCAGAGCCCAGTTTCCATTTGTCTGTGCCTGGCTGCCCCAGGAAGGGTGGGCTTCGCTCTGTTCCTAGCCACACCGCGTGCTTAGTGAGTGTGTGCGCGTGCGTGTGCTCAGTGAGCGTGCGCACTGGGTGTGTCTCACTCACACAACAGACACTTCATGGCTTGACGGGTTATTTTTCCCCATCAGGGTTTAGTTTGTGGGGGACCCTCTAGGATTCTCCCCCTCTCGGTTCCATCCCTCTCTCTCAGGCTGACTTGTCCCCACGctgcaggggctggaggcagcTCCCTCGGAGTCCTGTTCATGCTGCTGGCTGGATGGGGTGGTAGGAGAGTAAAGCCAGGTGCCACCTGCTTGCCTCTTTCTTTCCCAGGGCGAATGGACCCCCCCCGGTGAgtgctcttctccccctccccagccaggagtcTGCAGCCCTGCTGAGATATAATAAAAGCATAAGAGACCCTGAAATGCCACATCTAGGGCTTCGCTGCTGGGGAGACAGCACAGTGAGTGGGTGCTTTACGTACACCTGGGTAGACAGATTAGCTAGACTCAGGCAGACTGAACTGCAAACAGCCCGCTTGGGTCCAAGCTGGCCCTGTCTCCTCCCTGGGAACATATTGCCCCTGGGAACACGTTCACACCCACAGGCCTGGTGTCATTTCTTGGCCTTTGCTGCCCAATGCAGATGAAGCTGCTCCCGCTGCGTCAGAAGAAGGCCCACGTGATGGAGATTCAGCTGAATGGCGGGACGGTGGCCGACAAGGTGGACTGGGCTCACGAGAAGCTGGAGAAGCAGGTCTCTGTGCACGCAGTCTTCAGCCAGAACGAAATGATCGACGTCATCGGGGTGACCAAGGGGCGCGGGATGAAAGgtacagggggagggagggtcc
The Lepidochelys kempii isolate rLepKem1 chromosome 10, rLepKem1.hap2, whole genome shotgun sequence DNA segment above includes these coding regions:
- the RPL3L gene encoding ribosomal protein uL3-like isoform X6 → MTLRQQQQMGPDVTSCCPEICNIHRDDLTEVQGFPLSSVSIGSGPYPSGFEELSKREEVEAVTIVETPPLVVVGLVGYIDTPRGLRNFRSIFAEHLSDECRRRFYKNWHKSKKKAFTKYCKKWQDKDGKKQLEKDFAAMKKYCKIIRVIVHTQMKLLPLRQKKAHVMEIQLNGGTVADKVDWAHEKLEKQVSVHAVFSQNEMIDVIGVTKGRGMKGVTSRWHAKKLPRKTHKGLRKVACIGAWHPARVGYSIARAGQKGYHHRTELNKKIYRIGRGVHIQDGKIVKNSAATNYDVTEKTITPLGGFPHYGAVNNDFIMLKGCVMGTKKRVLTLRKSLLVHSSRRALEPIELKFIDTTSKFGHGCFQTSQEKRAFMGPQKKQLVKEKPETQEEL
- the RPL3L gene encoding ribosomal protein uL3-like isoform X2: MTLRQQQQMGPDVTSCCPEICNIHRDDLTEVQGFPLSSVSIGSGPYPSGFEGKTESFLFLAFPQSHRKFSAPRHGHLGFLPHKRSRRHRGKVKTWPKDDPSKPVHLTAFLGYKAGMTHILREVHRPGLKLSKREEVEAVTIVETPPLVVVGLVGYIDTPRGLRNFRSIFAEHLSDECRRRFYKNWHKSKKKAFTKYCKKWQDKDGKKQLEKDFAAMKKYCKIIRVIVHTQMKLLPLRQKKAHVMEIQLNGGTVADKVDWAHEKLEKQVSVHAVFSQNEMIDVIGVTKGRGMKGVTSRWHAKKLPRKTHKGLRKVACIGAWHPARVGYSIARAGQKGYHHRTELNKKIYRIGRGVHIQDGKIVKNSAATNYDVTEKTITPLGGFPHYGAVNNDFIMLKGCVMGTKKRVLTLRKSLLVHSSRRALEPIELKFIDTTSKFGHGCFQTSQEKRAFMGPQKKQLVKEKPETQEEL
- the RPL3L gene encoding ribosomal protein uL3-like isoform X3, encoding MTLRQQQMGPDVTSCCPEICNIHRDDLTEVQGFPLSSVSIGSGPYPSGFEGKTESFLFLAFPQSHRKFSAPRHGHLGFLPHKRSRRHRGKVKTWPKDDPSKPVHLTAFLGYKAGMTHILREVHRPGLKLSKREEVEAVTIVETPPLVVVGLVGYIDTPRGLRNFRSIFAEHLSDECRRRFYKNWHKSKKKAFTKYCKKWQDKDGKKQLEKDFAAMKKYCKIIRVIVHTQMKLLPLRQKKAHVMEIQLNGGTVADKVDWAHEKLEKQVSVHAVFSQNEMIDVIGVTKGRGMKGVTSRWHAKKLPRKTHKGLRKVACIGAWHPARVGYSIARAGQKGYHHRTELNKKIYRIGRGVHIQDGKIVKNSAATNYDVTEKTITPLGGFPHYGAVNNDFIMLKGCVMGTKKRVLTLRKSLLVHSSRRALEPIELKFIDTTSKFGHGCFQTSQEKRAFMGPQKKQLVKEKPETQEEL
- the RPL3L gene encoding ribosomal protein uL3-like isoform X4 codes for the protein MMVTGLGSDVRFSGTGVRLGGPLYTSGSQSSGIATQQRPGISFTAGPDKMATPLHKLEGGGQRSKSHRKFSAPRHGHLGFLPHKRSRRHRGKVKTWPKDDPSKPVHLTAFLGYKAGMTHILREVHRPGLKLSKREEVEAVTIVETPPLVVVGLVGYIDTPRGLRNFRSIFAEHLSDECRRRFYKNWHKSKKKAFTKYCKKWQDKDGKKQLEKDFAAMKKYCKIIRVIVHTQMKLLPLRQKKAHVMEIQLNGGTVADKVDWAHEKLEKQVSVHAVFSQNEMIDVIGVTKGRGMKGVTSRWHAKKLPRKTHKGLRKVACIGAWHPARVGYSIARAGQKGYHHRTELNKKGGFPHYGAVNNDFIMLKGCVMGTKKRVLTLRKSLLVHSSRRALEPIELKFIDTTSKFGHGCFQTSQEKRAFMGPQKKQLVKEKPETQEEL
- the RPL3L gene encoding ribosomal protein uL3-like isoform X5 yields the protein MTLRQQQSHRKFSAPRHGHLGFLPHKRSRRHRGKVKTWPKDDPSKPVHLTAFLGYKAGMTHILREVHRPGLKLSKREEVEAVTIVETPPLVVVGLVGYIDTPRGLRNFRSIFAEHLSDECRRRFYKNWHKSKKKAFTKYCKKWQDKDGKKQLEKDFAAMKKYCKIIRVIVHTQMKLLPLRQKKAHVMEIQLNGGTVADKVDWAHEKLEKQVSVHAVFSQNEMIDVIGVTKGRGMKGVTSRWHAKKLPRKTHKGLRKVACIGAWHPARVGYSIARAGQKGYHHRTELNKKIYRIGRGVHIQDGKIVKNSAATNYDVTEKTITPLGGFPHYGAVNNDFIMLKGCVMGTKKRVLTLRKSLLVHSSRRALEPIELKFIDTTSKFGHGCFQTSQEKRAFMGPQKKQLVKEKPETQEEL